GATACCCATTATTTTCTTCGTCTTCTGTTTCTGCTAAAACTTCATCATCATAGGTTTCGTCATATTCTTCATCATAGATTTCATCAAGTTCATCCATATTCAATACTCCTTAAAAGTTCGTTCGAACGAACTTTTTTAATTGTTCAAGACATTGTTGATAACTACGTCTTGCGGATACTCTGCAATAACATACTTTCCGTCTAAAATGCGGTTTACAGTTGAGTAATTCTGTAAAGCAAAATACTGTTTAAGCTCACGTTTTTTGCAAAGGTCAAAACTTGATTTCTTGATGATATTAAGAAAATCCTTCTTAAACTTTTTATAGTTCTGAGTGAAGGTCAGAACTGTCTGTTTTGTTGTATAGATTGCGTAAAAAGACTCTTTTTTCATAGCAATTTCCTCAAAAAAGTATAAAGTGTAACTAAAAAAACATTAAAGTTTTCAGTTATTTCTGCCGATAATAAAGCGGGATTCTGTCAGATTGCACATCTTGGAAGAAAGCCGTTTTCCATTTGTTTTGTCTTGCGGTTAAAGTTTCCGTAGATTCCACAAATATCGTGGAAAAAATCTGAATCAGAAAAAGACATAAGTCTTTCAAGATTCAAAGGGATAACTTTATCCGTATATGTCAGGTCTAAAATCAGAGGGAATCGAGTTTCATAGATTCTTCTGATTTCATTATTCTCAAAGGCTCTGTCTGCGATTTGAGAAAGCTTTTCATAATTTTTCTTTGCCATTTCGTTCATAGACAATTCCTTTTTTTTCTTGATGATTCCGTGTTGCCAAGTCTTTCGACCTGGCGACACGGAAATATAAACTGTAACTATTTTTTTCAGAAAGCAGCTGAACTACGGTTCACGGAACGTGATCCGTGGTTTAGCATGCTTTCGGCTCTGAGGTATAAAGTCCAACGTCTTCCAAAACCTCAAAGTTTTTTACAAGTGAAAAACTTTCGTTCATATCTGCAAGATTGATTTCCTTGCGGTTATCAAGGTTTGCGATTGTGAGGGCAACTTTCCAAAGCATTGCAATTCTGCGTGGAGAAAGTTCATTTTCTTTCTTCTGTGCAAAGTTGCGGACTTCGTTTGAAGAATTGTTCTGAAGTTCAAGGATTTCGATAGGAGAAAGGTCTGCGTTGTAAACTCCTTTTTCTCTCTGAATTTTAGTAGCATTTGCAACACATTTTCTGATTTCTTCTGTGGAGTAAGTGCAGACACGTTCTTCATCATTTTTTGCGTTTGTATCGCAAACAATACATCGGTCAATCAATGGTGCAGAAAACTTTTTCCAATACTGTTCAATTGATTTGGGAGAACATAAGCAGATACGCTCTTTATCTCCAAGGTTTCCGCAAGGGCAAGGATTTGTAGCACCGATAAAGGTGAAGTTAGAAGGATAAACTGTTGTTCTGCCTGCTCTGCTCAAAGTAATAGATTTTGATTCCATTGGAACACGTAGCATTTGAAGAACTGAACTTCTGAATTCTGCGGTTTCGTCAAGGAATAAAATACCATTATGAGAAAGAGAGATTTCGCCAGGTCTGCAACTAGCACCGCCGCCGCAGATTCCCTCGATTGAGGCGGTCTGATGTGGCATACGGAAAGGCGGATAATTGATTGAAGGGCGGTTAGAAGATAAAAGACCGCTTAAAGAAAAGATTCTTGATACGCTTTCCTTTTCCTTTTTTGTCAGTCTTGGAAGAAACATAGGAAGTTTCTGAACTGTCATAGTTTTTCCGTTACCAACACGACCAACACCAAGGATGTGGTGGTGTCCGCTTATGGCAACAATCAAGGCTTTCAAGAATCTTGGATTGATAGTAGTTCCCTTGATTTCTTCATACTGTTCATCATTAAAAGCGATTCCGTTGACTACAGTTTCTGTTTCACTTGTTTCTTCTGATTCAGTCATAACCGATTCATAACTGTCAGAATCGAACATCTGAGAATAACAATCGCTCAAGGAAGAAACAAAAAGAACATTGATTCCCTCGATTGAAGACACTTCATTCTTGTTTGCAAGTGGAAGAATAAAATGAGAGATTCCGTTACTGATTGCGTTCTGTACACAGGCAAAAACACCTTTTACCGCTCGGATACTTCCGTTAAGTTCTGTTTCACCCATAATCATAGTAGGGTAGGGGAGTTCTTTCTGTTCGTTTGCACAGATAACAGAAACACAGATTGGAAGGTCAAAACCGCAACCTTCTTTTCTAAGGTCGCAAGGAGAAAGAGAGATTAAAACTCTTTCTGTCGGATACGGAACATTTGAGTTCTTGAAGGCACATTGAACACGTTCACGAGTTTCTTTTACCTGAGCGTCTGCAAGACCTACAATGTCGCAAGCTGGGATTCCTCTTCTTACATCTGATTCAACAGATACAAGAGAACCTTCGTAACCAAAATTTGAAAATGAATAAATCATAAAAACCTCTTACGGTGAAAAGTTTGAGTACGAGGAAATTTCACCATTTGTTTTCCAAGTACAAGAAAGAAAGTTCGTTCAACCGAACTTTCTAAAAACAATTATAAATCATTGTTTGAAATATGTCAATGACATTTTTCTATAAAGTATAAACTGTAACAATTTACAGTTAGAAGAAATACATTGAAGAATCCTTGTAAATCTGCCATTGGTCAAAGTTCTCTTTTGTCTTCTGCAAGATTTCCTCTGTTTCTTCTTCGGTCAAAGACTTGGATAAAAAGCTTTTGACTTCGTTGATTGTATCAAGTCGGATGGTTAAAGGCATATTATCAATTTTCACTCCATATTTAATTTTATCAATGGGAAGACCATTTGATATTAAGAAGAACGGCTCTATTTTAGGCTCTTTTTTGACTTCGATTTCATCAAAGTCAAATAGCAGATTCTGCATTAAGTCCATAGTCATACTCCTTATAGATTTTGTTGGCAAAATATAAATACTGACAGTACAGTTTAAGATTCTTCCAACAGTAAGAAGAAAGAGTTTTATCAAGGAAGAATGAATATTGAGCCATAAAAAAAAGATAGGCTATAAGCAGAAAGTCGGGTTTACGCTGCTTTCTGTAGAAGTCCTTTTTAAGTCTTTTTGATTTGTCCGCATATTCATTCTTGATATAAAAAACTCTTATATCTGCCCGAACATTAAAGTTCATCATTTTTTGAATAAGGTCATTCATAGAATAACTCCTAGGCAACATTTTCAAAGATAACTTTTGCAAATTCTCCGTCTGGGTCTATTTCTACAACATAGGCGGAAAAATAAGTCGGACAGTAAAAAAATTTTCCCTCGGCATCCGCTTGGAAGTCATTAAGATTCAATTTTTTTCCGTAGTGGGTAACATAGGGATTATTATTTTTATCGTATTTGATTTTCTGATAGCGTGGCTTTTTCATAGAATCTCCTGAGCAAAAAGAAAGACACGGAAAGAGTTTTTCCGTGCCTTGTTTGGTGGGGTTATCCTAGCTTAGAACACCATTTCGACATTCTGTTCTGTCTTACGTTCTTCTGCCTGTGTCTGTTCGGTTTTCGGCTCTTCCTTGTTCAAGATTGGCTTGTACTCGATATGTTCTGCGATTACGAAAACACGAGAGTGAGATTTGCCCTCACTATCTTTCCAAGTGTCTTGTTTAAGGCGACCAACAACACGAACACCACGACCTTTCTTTCCCTTCTCTGCGAAGAACTCTGCGATGTTGCCGTAAGAATCTACATCAAAGAAAGAAGCCTCGTTTACGTCTTCATTGTTGCGGTTCTTGTAGTAGCGGTTTACACCGATAGTACCTTTTGCAACTTTAAAGCCAGCCATTGGCTCTGTAATCTCAACATCACGAACGAGATTACCTTCAAGAATGATAGAATTCAACTGATTCATAAAAAACTCCTATATCGGTGAGAGATTTATTCGAAGAAGTTGCGTTTCACCATTTCGCAATTTCTATATGTATTATATAGTATTGTTTGAAACGTGTCAATGACTTATTTCAAAAAAAATTATTTTTTTTCATTTTCTTTTAAAGTATAAACTGTAACTATTTTTCAGTTCAAAATATCTCTAGGTATGTAAAAAGTTAATTTTAGAAATACTTCATCATAATCAAAGAAGATAACATAAAACACAAAACAACAGAGAAAAAAGGATATTTCAAAACTACTACACACCCGACTGCCTCTTCACTAATCGTGCCGAAGGCACAAACGCCCCTCACAAAACGTGAAACACGCAAAAGGTAATGTGCACGGGGGCGTAAATCAACGAATGTCTGATCCGCTTATTCTGGTAGGGTAGGGGAGTGGTAAGAGCTGCGTTTTTCCAGGAATGATAAAATGATGTTAAAATAAAAACCGGAACAGAAGAAGAGTCCCATCCGTTCCGGCAAAAAGTATTGAATACAAATTAAACAAAAGTCTAATTTTGTAATTCTGAATATAATGAAAAACATTTATAAAATCAATATAAAATGTGCTGAACAAATATAAAGAAATGTACATAGAGCTGGTTATCCACAATCCTTATACTGCTACTATTGTTAATAATTGTAAATTTAATTGTTAATTAATTGCTATATAGAAGATAAAGTATAAAGTGTAACAATTTAAAGTACAGAGTGTAAGTATTTAAAGTATAAACTGTAATCAAGAATCTAAGGAATGAAAGACCTAACTAAATGAAATACAACAACTTACAGAGTTTTCCACCGTTAAGTATAAAGTGTAATTAAATTCGAGGGGTTATACACAGGTTAATGTGGATAAATTCGCTATAATCGGGTATAATTGAAATAGAAACTGTAGTTTCAAAAAAAGAAGTATTGAATATGAGTAACCCAGAAGAATCTAATGAATTGATAAAAGTAGACAGCCAGGACAAGTCTTTAATTTCGTATATTCCAAGTCCATTTGTTGTAGCTTCTCTTCCGACAAGAGCCGTTAAGAATGTGCCTTTTGTCAGAAAGTTTAACAATATAACCATGACATTGAACGGAGTAGGACAGATTCCTTATGGAAAAAACGGCCGTCTTCTTCTTTCAATTTTTACTACATACGCAGTAATCTCAAAAAACGTTGACGATAAAAATAACGTCATAATTAATTACAGATCCATAAAAGAGCTTTTAGACGAGTTGGGCTTACCTACAAGCAGAACTACAGAAATTAAAGAGCAGCTTGATTATTTTTCAAAATCAAACTTTGTATTCGAGCAGAAAACAAGACGGGAGATTGAAAAAAAATATTTTCAGAATCTTTTTGGAGAAATAGAAGAAGTTCCACAGAATGTACCTGTTGATGTTACAACTTCCGGAATCATTCCTTTTTTCAGCGGTACTGTAAAAATAGAAACTGTAGACACAAATAAAAAATGTACTGCTTTTTCGATCATCCTGGCTCCACAGTTTACGCAATATTGCAGGGAACATTCTGTTCCAATCAATTACACAGTTTACAAAGAAATAAGTTCTGCACTTGGAAAAGATCTCTATGTCTGGCTTACATACAGAAATAACGCATTGATTGAATCAAACAATAAAGATGGTGTTTTCATTCCTTATGATGCTCTGGTAAATCAGTTCATGCCAGTTAGTGAAGACAGTGGAAGAACTCAGGTCCGAACTAATTATGATTATATAAAAGAACTGATTATAAATATCAAAAATAATTACTACAAAGATTTAAATATTAATTTTAGAAGTGATGGAACAGGACTTGATCTTTTCCCTTCTAAACCTCAGATATTAGATAATGATAAGAGATATGTACTTCTTACAAGTGATATGAAAGTGTAGTACAGTTTATATTTCTTTATCCACATTTTTTATTCTACTACTATTTGTTAATACATTAATTGTTAATTATTTGTATATATAGTAAGAAAAATAGAAACTGTAGTTAAATGAAATAGAAGCTGTAGTCATATCAGTCTTATTTAGAAATAGAAACTGTAGTGGATAAATCAAGTTTTCCACAGGCATTTTGTGGATAAAAAAATATAAAGTGTAGTCATTTTTAAGGTATAGAAAGCATTCAGAAATAGAAACTGTAGTTATATTCAGGACAAAAAATACGAATTGAAATATAAACTGTAGTCATTTTCAAGCCTCTGAGAGTTCCATGAAATAGAAACTGTAGTTATTTCTGGCTTAAAAACTGCGTCTATGAAATAGAAACTGTAGTTATTTTAATGAGTTTTTATCCTTCCGAAATAGAAACTGTAGTCATTTTTAGATGCAG
The window above is part of the Treponema bryantii genome. Proteins encoded here:
- a CDS encoding replication protein RepA, whose amino-acid sequence is MSNPEESNELIKVDSQDKSLISYIPSPFVVASLPTRAVKNVPFVRKFNNITMTLNGVGQIPYGKNGRLLLSIFTTYAVISKNVDDKNNVIINYRSIKELLDELGLPTSRTTEIKEQLDYFSKSNFVFEQKTRREIEKKYFQNLFGEIEEVPQNVPVDVTTSGIIPFFSGTVKIETVDTNKKCTAFSIILAPQFTQYCREHSVPINYTVYKEISSALGKDLYVWLTYRNNALIESNNKDGVFIPYDALVNQFMPVSEDSGRTQVRTNYDYIKELIINIKNNYYKDLNINFRSDGTGLDLFPSKPQILDNDKRYVLLTSDMKV
- a CDS encoding YifB family Mg chelatase-like AAA ATPase, coding for MIYSFSNFGYEGSLVSVESDVRRGIPACDIVGLADAQVKETRERVQCAFKNSNVPYPTERVLISLSPCDLRKEGCGFDLPICVSVICANEQKELPYPTMIMGETELNGSIRAVKGVFACVQNAISNGISHFILPLANKNEVSSIEGINVLFVSSLSDCYSQMFDSDSYESVMTESEETSETETVVNGIAFNDEQYEEIKGTTINPRFLKALIVAISGHHHILGVGRVGNGKTMTVQKLPMFLPRLTKKEKESVSRIFSLSGLLSSNRPSINYPPFRMPHQTASIEGICGGGASCRPGEISLSHNGILFLDETAEFRSSVLQMLRVPMESKSITLSRAGRTTVYPSNFTFIGATNPCPCGNLGDKERICLCSPKSIEQYWKKFSAPLIDRCIVCDTNAKNDEERVCTYSTEEIRKCVANATKIQREKGVYNADLSPIEILELQNNSSNEVRNFAQKKENELSPRRIAMLWKVALTIANLDNRKEINLADMNESFSLVKNFEVLEDVGLYTSEPKAC
- a CDS encoding single-stranded DNA-binding protein yields the protein MNQLNSIILEGNLVRDVEITEPMAGFKVAKGTIGVNRYYKNRNNEDVNEASFFDVDSYGNIAEFFAEKGKKGRGVRVVGRLKQDTWKDSEGKSHSRVFVIAEHIEYKPILNKEEPKTEQTQAEERKTEQNVEMVF